From the genome of Blautia hydrogenotrophica DSM 10507:
GACCTTCCTTCCCTCGCCAACCTCCACACACAGTACGTCTCCAGGTGAAAAAACCACACTGCGGGAGTTCAACGTATGCGGAGCTAGCGGTGTCATAATCATCATAGAAGCGCTAGGAGAGACAATCGGCCCCCCTGCTGACAGACTATAACCAGTGGAGCCCGTAGGCGTAGACACAATCACACCATCAGCATTGTACACATTGAGATACTCTCCATTTACATAATTGATGAATTTCAGAACTCTTAAACGTCCTTCACGGCTAATTACAATATCATTTAAAGCGATATCCTCTCCAATCAGCTCCCCCTCATGAAATGCTCGGCCAATCAGCATCATCCGCTCATCAATGGAATACTCGTCAGCCATCAACTTATCCAAAGCTGGATATAAATTCTGCCGATCTACTTCTGCGAGAAACCCTAAAGTTCCAAGGTTGA
Proteins encoded in this window:
- a CDS encoding NAD(+)/NADH kinase, whose amino-acid sequence is MDRFFIITNNQKDVGLVITDKIRQYLEHHGRTCQIQIAGEKKEGPYHYTNPDKIPDDTDCIIVLGGDGTLLQAARDVVHKGIPLLGINLGTLGFLAEVDRQNLYPALDKLMADEYSIDERMMLIGRAFHEGELIGEDIALNDIVISREGRLRVLKFINYVNGEYLNVYNADGVIVSTPTGSTGYSLSAGGPIVSPSASMMIMTPLAPHTLNSRSVVFSPGDVLCVEVGEGRKVSEEQAIVSFDGDTMLRMVTKDKLIIEKANVKTRIVRLSNLSFVEVLRKKMRNH